The Heyndrickxia vini genome contains a region encoding:
- the gntK gene encoding gluconokinase, whose protein sequence is MAQSYMMGVDIGTTSTKAVLFTKKGEVVHTFSKGYPLHNPTPAIAEQDPDEIFQAVIISIRELMKSSGIRKEELMFVSFSSAMHSVIAVDEQGNPLTKSITWADNRSVKYADELKASKNGIDLYRRTGTPIHPMSPITKLIWLRSEQPEVFNRTNKFLGIKEYIFYKMFHQYVMDYSLASATGMFNLETLKWDEGALEIVGIDEGKLPALVPTTHILKELDSGIADQMNIFIDTPFVVGASDGVLSNLGLNAIKPGVLAVTIGTSGAIRTVSDKPLTDPKGRTFCYALTEDHWVVGGPVNNGGVTFQWARDQFGQLEVQKAEENGEDAYELLTEMAETVAPGADGLIFHPYMAGERAPIWNADARGSFFGLALYHTRAHLVRAVLEGVMYNLYSVMLALQELIGEPKKIHASGGFVRSKLWCQIMADVFGRPVTIPESYESSCLGAVVLGLYAIGEIDQLEEVEDMVGTTNDIEPNPENAKIYEELMSIFLSISRKMEEDYHRIAEYQRKIDKKA, encoded by the coding sequence ATGGCACAATCTTATATGATGGGTGTAGATATCGGAACAACTAGTACAAAAGCGGTTCTTTTTACTAAGAAAGGGGAAGTAGTACATACATTTTCAAAGGGTTATCCATTACATAATCCAACACCTGCGATCGCTGAGCAGGATCCAGATGAAATTTTTCAAGCAGTAATCATTTCAATTCGTGAGTTGATGAAGTCGAGTGGGATTCGTAAGGAGGAGTTAATGTTTGTTTCCTTCAGTTCTGCAATGCATAGTGTTATTGCGGTTGATGAACAAGGGAATCCTCTGACAAAAAGTATTACGTGGGCGGATAATCGAAGTGTTAAATATGCAGATGAATTGAAGGCTTCCAAAAATGGGATAGATTTATATCGAAGAACTGGAACGCCAATACACCCAATGTCACCAATTACGAAATTAATTTGGTTACGAAGTGAACAACCCGAAGTGTTTAATAGAACGAATAAATTTCTAGGGATTAAAGAATATATCTTTTATAAAATGTTTCATCAATATGTGATGGATTATTCATTAGCTTCAGCAACGGGGATGTTTAATTTAGAAACGTTAAAATGGGATGAAGGGGCATTGGAAATTGTCGGGATTGATGAAGGCAAGCTACCTGCTCTTGTTCCAACTACACATATTTTAAAAGAATTAGACAGTGGAATAGCTGATCAAATGAATATTTTCATAGATACACCATTTGTGGTAGGGGCAAGTGACGGTGTTCTATCCAATTTAGGTCTTAATGCGATTAAACCAGGTGTACTTGCAGTTACGATTGGTACTAGTGGTGCAATTCGGACAGTTAGTGACAAACCTTTAACAGATCCTAAAGGGAGAACTTTTTGCTATGCCTTAACAGAAGACCATTGGGTTGTTGGTGGGCCTGTTAATAATGGTGGGGTTACGTTCCAATGGGCACGCGATCAGTTTGGTCAATTAGAGGTACAGAAGGCAGAGGAAAATGGGGAAGACGCCTATGAATTGTTAACCGAAATGGCTGAAACAGTCGCTCCAGGAGCAGATGGATTGATTTTCCACCCATATATGGCCGGGGAACGTGCGCCGATTTGGAATGCTGATGCACGAGGTTCTTTCTTTGGCCTTGCTTTATATCATACACGGGCACATCTCGTTCGTGCAGTGCTTGAAGGGGTTATGTACAATCTATATAGTGTAATGCTTGCATTACAAGAGTTAATTGGGGAACCGAAAAAAATCCATGCAAGTGGTGGCTTCGTTCGCTCTAAGCTATGGTGTCAAATTATGGCTGATGTGTTTGGAAGGCCAGTAACCATCCCGGAAAGTTATGAGAGTTCATGCCTAGGTGCAGTCGTATTAGGTTTATATGCTATTGGGGAAATTGACCAATTAGAAGAGGTTGAAGACATGGTTGGCACAACAAACGATATTGAGCCAAACCCCGAAAACGCTAAAATCTACGAAGAACTCATGTCCATCTTCCTATCCATCAGCAGAAAAATGGAAGAAGACTACCACAGAATCGCCGAATACCAACGCAAAATCGACAAAAAAGCATAA
- the lepB gene encoding signal peptidase I, whose translation MAKLYGAKLPQLEVDVHKSSQTTKKGWVSWIRFIIILALLYFLTHFVFAVKIVNGHSMNPTLKDHGIFIVSKIFFQPERGDIVVVKDPDGFDIVKRIIGMPHDKVQIIDGVVYLNKQPLNEPYIQGVPDNMAEVIVGEGKYFIMGDNRTPGESLDSRDPSISTISEMNIVGEKMF comes from the coding sequence ATGGCGAAATTGTATGGAGCAAAATTGCCTCAATTGGAGGTAGATGTACATAAATCATCACAAACAACGAAAAAAGGCTGGGTTAGCTGGATTCGATTCATAATTATATTAGCCCTTCTCTATTTTCTTACTCATTTTGTATTTGCAGTCAAAATAGTGAATGGACACTCGATGAATCCTACGCTTAAAGATCATGGCATTTTCATAGTGAGCAAGATTTTTTTTCAACCTGAAAGAGGGGACATTGTTGTTGTGAAAGATCCCGATGGATTCGATATCGTAAAGCGAATTATTGGAATGCCTCATGACAAGGTACAAATTATTGATGGCGTAGTTTATTTGAATAAGCAGCCATTGAATGAACCATATATACAAGGGGTGCCTGATAATATGGCAGAGGTAATTGTAGGCGAAGGAAAATACTTCATTATGGGAGATAATCGAACGCCAGGTGAAAGTTTAGATAGCCGCGACCCGAGCATCAGCACTATCTCAGAAATGAATATTGTTGGAGAAAAAATGTTCTAA
- a CDS encoding MurR/RpiR family transcriptional regulator — protein MGTQIQKFPCLPRIRTMYPQFSEKEKIIADYILEHPEKIIHSTINQLSDDLFVADATVFRFCKRIGFNGFQSMKIALASEVVAPIKNIHETIQEDDNEKEIAEKVFKANIRTLEDTLHIFNENRFAEAIELIIGARKIEFYGNGGSGVIAMDAHHKFLRTGIQTVAYTDSHFQIMSASQLTDQDVVILISHSGSNKDMMEVLDIAKKNGAKTIGITNFAKSPLSQKVDIPLFTASQETDYRSEALSSRIAQLSIIDALYVNVMAKQDNLGKESLQKMREAISLKKL, from the coding sequence ATGGGAACACAAATTCAAAAATTCCCTTGCTTACCAAGGATTCGCACGATGTATCCACAATTTAGTGAAAAGGAAAAAATAATAGCCGATTATATATTAGAACATCCTGAAAAAATTATTCATTCAACGATTAATCAACTCTCCGATGATTTATTTGTAGCGGATGCAACCGTTTTTCGTTTTTGCAAACGGATAGGGTTTAATGGCTTTCAATCAATGAAAATTGCTTTGGCATCAGAAGTTGTTGCACCGATTAAAAATATTCACGAAACGATTCAAGAGGATGATAACGAAAAGGAAATTGCTGAAAAAGTATTCAAAGCGAATATCCGAACATTAGAGGATACCCTTCATATTTTTAATGAAAACCGTTTTGCAGAAGCAATTGAACTAATAATTGGCGCAAGGAAGATTGAATTTTATGGAAACGGCGGTTCTGGAGTCATCGCTATGGATGCCCATCATAAATTTTTACGTACCGGCATTCAAACAGTGGCATATACCGATTCACACTTTCAAATTATGTCTGCTTCGCAATTAACCGATCAAGACGTGGTGATTCTTATTTCCCACTCAGGTTCTAATAAAGACATGATGGAAGTTCTAGATATCGCTAAAAAGAATGGTGCAAAAACAATCGGAATCACAAATTTTGCAAAATCGCCATTAAGCCAAAAAGTTGATATTCCGCTTTTTACAGCTTCTCAAGAAACAGACTATCGATCGGAGGCATTATCCTCTCGTATCGCCCAATTAAGTATAATTGATGCACTTTATGTAAATGTAATGGCGAAGCAAGATAATTTAGGGAAAGAATCACTGCAAAAAATGCGGGAAGCAATATCACTTAAAAAATTGTAA
- a CDS encoding long-chain fatty acid--CoA ligase, whose protein sequence is MMQVPLTVGSLLERAEKFFPKKEVVSRTLSGIHRFTYKEIGKRTRRLANALETLGVNKGDRVGTLAWNHHRHLEIYFAAPGIGAVLHTINLRLSPEHISYIINHAEDQVLFIDEDILPLVEMVKDSLKTVKAYIIMTDQEKLPATTLEPVYSYERLLEAGDPEHSFLQDINENDPAGMCYTSATTGNPKGVVYSHRGIVLHSYALGLADTTAMSEKDICMPVVPMFHVNAWGMPFAATWFGSKQVLPGPMFTPKLLAELIESEKVTVTAGVPTIWLGLLNELEQNRYDTSSLRSILCGGSAAPMAMIKAFEQKYNIPFSHAYGMTETTPLATISTLKSYQEDIEEEEKMNIRAKQGLLVPGLQMKVIVGDNEVKWDGKEMGELLIRGPWIADEYYKDERTSESFKDGWLYTGDVATVDEEGNVKLVDRTKDLIKSGGEWISSVDLENALMAHEAVFEATVVGVPHPQWQERPIACIVLKDAFKGKVEKQEILDFIAPQFAKWWLPDEILLLDEIPKTSVGKFLKRELRSRLKDYFVEI, encoded by the coding sequence ATGATGCAGGTGCCATTAACAGTAGGTTCATTGTTAGAAAGGGCAGAAAAATTTTTTCCAAAGAAAGAAGTCGTTTCAAGAACTTTATCAGGGATTCATCGCTTTACGTATAAAGAAATCGGTAAACGGACACGTAGACTTGCCAATGCTTTAGAAACACTTGGAGTGAATAAAGGTGATCGGGTTGGAACATTAGCTTGGAATCACCATCGCCATTTAGAGATTTATTTTGCTGCACCCGGAATCGGAGCGGTATTACACACTATTAATCTACGACTTTCACCAGAACATATTTCCTATATAATTAATCATGCGGAAGACCAAGTTCTATTCATTGATGAGGATATTCTTCCACTTGTTGAAATGGTAAAAGACTCTCTTAAAACTGTGAAGGCATATATTATCATGACAGACCAAGAAAAATTACCAGCGACGACATTAGAACCAGTATATTCGTATGAAAGATTACTTGAGGCTGGTGACCCGGAACATTCCTTTCTACAAGATATTAATGAAAATGACCCTGCAGGAATGTGTTATACATCTGCTACGACTGGGAATCCGAAAGGGGTCGTATATTCACACCGGGGGATTGTATTACACAGCTATGCACTAGGATTAGCAGATACAACCGCGATGTCTGAAAAGGATATTTGTATGCCGGTTGTGCCAATGTTCCATGTTAATGCTTGGGGAATGCCTTTCGCTGCTACATGGTTTGGCTCTAAGCAAGTCTTACCGGGGCCTATGTTCACGCCAAAGCTGCTTGCTGAACTTATTGAAAGTGAAAAAGTTACTGTCACTGCCGGGGTGCCGACAATTTGGTTAGGATTATTAAATGAATTAGAACAGAATCGCTATGATACCTCTTCATTAAGAAGCATTCTTTGTGGTGGTTCGGCAGCTCCGATGGCCATGATTAAAGCGTTTGAGCAAAAATATAATATTCCATTTTCACATGCCTATGGGATGACGGAAACAACGCCACTAGCAACGATTTCTACACTAAAAAGCTATCAAGAGGATATAGAGGAAGAAGAGAAAATGAATATTCGCGCGAAGCAAGGTTTACTTGTACCCGGACTACAAATGAAAGTAATTGTAGGAGATAATGAAGTCAAATGGGACGGGAAAGAAATGGGTGAATTATTAATTAGGGGCCCATGGATTGCGGACGAATACTACAAGGATGAACGAACAAGTGAATCTTTTAAAGATGGCTGGCTATATACAGGTGATGTTGCTACTGTAGATGAAGAAGGAAATGTGAAATTAGTCGATCGGACAAAGGATTTAATAAAGAGCGGGGGAGAATGGATTTCTTCAGTTGACTTAGAAAATGCATTAATGGCACACGAGGCAGTATTTGAGGCAACGGTAGTCGGAGTACCACATCCCCAGTGGCAAGAGCGACCGATTGCATGTATCGTATTGAAAGATGCTTTTAAAGGCAAGGTAGAAAAACAAGAAATACTAGATTTCATTGCTCCGCAATTTGCGAAATGGTGGCTACCGGATGAAATATTACTTTTGGATGAAATTCCGAAAACATCGGTAGGAAAGTTTTTAAAAAGGGAATTAAGATCAAGGTTAAAGGATTACTTTGTTGAAATTTAA
- a CDS encoding L-lactate MFS transporter: MKKTKNRWLIALSGVGIHICIGSVYAWSNFTNPLMNEFGWSASQVQMTFSVAILFLGLSAAFLGHFVEKHGPRKAGLLASIFFGIGVFGSGFAVHAGSLPLIYLFYGVLGGIGLGVGYITPVSTLVKWFPDRRGLATGLAIMGFGFAAAISSPIMDALIKSFGIANAFFILGIAYFIIMTLSSLYLEKPAEDWKPKGFKENAQKKVVTDLSQLTANESIKTTRFYYLWIMLFINTTCGIAILSAAKPLAQESIGLNTTEAAALVGILGLFNGFGRLGWASISDYFGRANTYTTFFILQIILFALLPHTTISILFQIMLAIVYTCYGGGFSTIPAFIGDLFGTKQLGAIHGYILTAWAAAGLAGPLFAAWIKDVTGSYANSLTFFSGLFVLAFIISLVIRIDIKKLKENKIRQSSNTASHI; this comes from the coding sequence ATGAAAAAAACAAAAAACAGGTGGCTTATTGCCTTATCTGGAGTTGGAATTCATATTTGTATTGGCTCCGTGTATGCATGGAGTAATTTTACTAACCCGCTCATGAATGAATTTGGATGGTCAGCTAGTCAGGTGCAAATGACGTTTAGCGTTGCCATTCTCTTTTTAGGACTTTCAGCAGCATTTTTAGGGCATTTTGTTGAAAAACATGGGCCTAGAAAAGCCGGATTGCTTGCATCCATCTTTTTTGGAATTGGTGTATTCGGTTCAGGATTTGCCGTTCATGCAGGTTCCTTACCTCTAATTTACCTTTTCTACGGAGTATTAGGCGGAATAGGTTTAGGGGTTGGATATATTACACCCGTTTCCACATTAGTAAAATGGTTCCCTGATCGACGCGGCCTTGCTACAGGGCTTGCGATTATGGGGTTTGGATTCGCTGCAGCGATCAGCAGCCCTATTATGGATGCCCTTATAAAATCATTCGGTATTGCTAATGCTTTTTTCATTTTAGGTATTGCCTATTTCATCATTATGACTTTATCTTCCCTTTATCTTGAAAAACCTGCTGAAGATTGGAAACCAAAAGGATTTAAGGAAAATGCACAGAAGAAAGTCGTTACAGATTTATCACAATTAACAGCAAATGAATCAATTAAAACGACAAGATTTTATTATTTATGGATTATGTTGTTCATTAACACGACTTGCGGGATTGCCATATTATCGGCAGCAAAACCGTTAGCTCAAGAAAGTATTGGACTAAACACAACAGAAGCTGCTGCACTTGTAGGGATTCTTGGTTTGTTCAATGGCTTCGGTCGCTTAGGTTGGGCATCTATTTCCGATTACTTTGGTCGTGCAAATACGTATACAACCTTCTTTATTTTACAAATTATTCTTTTTGCCCTATTACCACATACAACGATATCTATCCTGTTCCAAATCATGTTAGCCATTGTTTATACATGTTATGGTGGTGGATTTTCTACAATTCCTGCCTTTATTGGAGATTTATTTGGCACAAAACAACTCGGTGCAATCCACGGCTACATTTTAACCGCCTGGGCCGCAGCCGGCCTGGCAGGACCTTTATTTGCAGCATGGATTAAAGATGTTACTGGCAGCTATGCCAATAGCCTCACCTTTTTCTCGGGATTATTCGTACTCGCCTTCATTATTTCTTTAGTCATTCGTATAGACATAAAAAAATTAAAAGAAAACAAAATCCGTCAATCATCTAATACCGCTTCACATATTTAA
- a CDS encoding FdhF/YdeP family oxidoreductase, producing MGKTKHQGPIKLPKTPNPKLWVSPIPFGLGKIKPKHIRDTMKVFWENRDNLPYASRILTQGVCDGCALGVAGLRDQTLTGPHLCTTRLNVLRLNTMPAMEESVIHSEIEELQKFSSAELRKLGRIPYPLSRKKGEKKFTRITWDEALNRIAGKIKEIDPKQLAFFLTSRGITNEVYYTAGKMARFLGTNNIDNASRICHSPSKTALKRSLGIGASSCNYQDWIGTDVLIFWGSVAANNQPVSTKYMYAAKRKGTKIICINPYREPAMDGYWVPSIPDSALFGTKIADDFYQVNIGGDIAFMNGVIKHWFEMEEEEKGSAIAHQFVEEHTNGFETLKAHVINQDWELLEKSSGLSKERMCEFAKLLAKANSAVFVWSMGLTQHRFGTDNISQVANLAMLRGFIGREHCGVMPIRGHSGVQGSGEMGADPFALPGGDFERKNIERMEKIWGFEIPKWQGDIVGVSIENAMLPVDHERKLKVFYTSGGNFLETMPDPAFVKQCLESVELRVHQDIIFNTSTLVEAKEEVIVLPAMTRYEQRGGGTSTSTERMVYFSPEIKGPRIEEARSEWEIYVDLAARIKPAEAKECLNFSNAEQIREEIAKANPNYNGIQHLHQKGDVFQWGGAWLCEDGNCPTEDGKGKLLAIEIPELRKPQGHFYVTTRRGKQFNSMIYNEKDSFNNADRYDVLINEVDASELNIDEGEAIVVYNKYGYFHGRAKFADTQRGNLLVFWPEGNVLIPKGVYEQYAGIPEYNTAVIVEKAESFHAHKDTKYMERRIEDLEMDIS from the coding sequence ATGGGAAAAACTAAGCATCAAGGACCGATAAAGTTACCGAAAACACCTAATCCAAAACTTTGGGTGAGCCCGATTCCTTTTGGACTAGGGAAAATTAAGCCAAAGCATATTCGTGATACAATGAAAGTCTTTTGGGAAAACCGGGATAACCTCCCCTATGCATCAAGGATTCTAACCCAAGGCGTTTGTGACGGTTGTGCATTAGGTGTCGCAGGTCTACGTGACCAAACATTAACCGGACCGCATCTTTGTACAACCCGATTAAATGTTCTTCGTCTAAACACTATGCCTGCCATGGAAGAGTCAGTGATTCATAGTGAAATAGAAGAGTTGCAAAAGTTTTCTAGTGCGGAGCTAAGAAAGCTAGGACGAATCCCTTACCCTCTTTCAAGAAAAAAAGGAGAGAAAAAGTTCACCCGAATTACATGGGATGAGGCATTGAATCGGATTGCCGGGAAAATTAAAGAAATTGACCCTAAACAGCTCGCTTTTTTCTTAACGTCAAGAGGAATTACCAATGAAGTGTACTATACAGCTGGAAAAATGGCACGTTTTCTCGGTACGAATAATATTGATAACGCTTCGAGAATTTGTCACTCACCGAGTAAAACAGCATTAAAGCGTTCGTTAGGAATTGGTGCATCCAGCTGTAATTATCAAGATTGGATTGGTACGGATGTCCTAATTTTTTGGGGGTCGGTTGCGGCTAACAATCAACCAGTTTCAACGAAATATATGTATGCTGCAAAACGGAAGGGAACGAAGATAATTTGCATCAATCCTTATCGCGAACCAGCTATGGACGGGTATTGGGTCCCTTCTATCCCCGACTCCGCATTGTTTGGGACGAAGATTGCCGATGATTTTTACCAAGTCAATATTGGTGGAGATATTGCCTTTATGAATGGGGTGATAAAACATTGGTTTGAAATGGAAGAAGAAGAAAAAGGTTCGGCGATTGCTCATCAATTTGTGGAGGAACATACGAATGGATTTGAAACTTTAAAAGCCCATGTTATAAATCAAGATTGGGAGTTATTAGAGAAATCCTCTGGTCTTTCGAAGGAACGGATGTGTGAATTCGCTAAGCTACTAGCAAAAGCAAATAGTGCCGTATTTGTTTGGTCCATGGGATTAACCCAACATCGGTTTGGAACAGATAATATTTCACAGGTCGCTAATCTAGCCATGCTTCGTGGATTTATTGGTCGTGAACATTGTGGCGTTATGCCCATTCGTGGGCATTCGGGAGTTCAAGGATCAGGTGAAATGGGAGCAGATCCTTTTGCTTTGCCCGGTGGTGATTTTGAACGCAAAAATATCGAACGAATGGAAAAGATATGGGGATTCGAAATTCCAAAATGGCAAGGCGATATTGTCGGTGTTTCGATTGAAAATGCAATGCTCCCGGTGGATCATGAAAGGAAGCTAAAAGTATTTTATACTTCAGGAGGGAATTTCTTAGAAACGATGCCTGATCCTGCGTTTGTGAAGCAATGTTTAGAATCTGTTGAACTTCGTGTGCATCAAGATATAATTTTTAATACTTCTACATTAGTTGAGGCGAAAGAAGAAGTGATTGTTTTACCAGCGATGACAAGATATGAACAACGGGGTGGCGGCACCTCCACTTCGACCGAGCGAATGGTTTATTTTTCACCGGAAATTAAAGGACCTAGAATCGAAGAAGCGCGATCAGAGTGGGAAATCTATGTTGATTTGGCTGCACGAATTAAACCCGCTGAAGCAAAGGAATGTTTGAATTTTTCTAATGCCGAACAAATTCGCGAGGAGATTGCTAAGGCAAATCCTAATTATAACGGGATACAACATTTACATCAAAAGGGCGATGTGTTTCAATGGGGCGGTGCCTGGTTATGTGAGGATGGAAATTGTCCTACAGAAGATGGCAAAGGAAAATTACTTGCTATTGAAATACCGGAACTTCGCAAACCACAGGGTCATTTTTACGTAACGACACGCAGAGGAAAACAATTTAATTCGATGATTTATAATGAAAAAGATTCGTTTAACAATGCCGATCGCTATGATGTTTTAATAAATGAAGTTGATGCTTCAGAATTAAACATCGATGAAGGAGAAGCCATCGTTGTATATAATAAGTACGGTTACTTTCATGGTCGGGCAAAATTTGCTGATACCCAGCGTGGAAACCTTCTCGTCTTTTGGCCAGAAGGAAATGTTCTTATTCCGAAGGGAGTCTATGAACAATATGCGGGAATTCCCGAATACAATACTGCTGTAATCGTTGAAAAAGCCGAGTCCTTTCATGCACATAAGGATACGAAATATATGGAGAGGCGAATTGAGGACTTAGAAATGGATATTAGTTGA
- a CDS encoding GntP family permease — MTGHDISLLIYTLLAIIFLIFMIAKVKWHPFVVLLLTSVILGMLAGMKLPDVADAIQNGVGNTLGSIAVIIGLGTILGKMLAESGGADQIANTLLNKFGEKKVHWAMMIVAFIVGIPVFFEVGLVLLIPLVYTVARRSGMSILKIGIPMVAGLSTVHGLLPPHPAPMIAVEGLDANVARTILYALIVGIPSVIIAGPIFGSFIAKRLGHIEMSKQLSEQFSKKETNKLPSFGVTIFTVLLPVILMLVGSISGVLHENKVLAEWSTFLGKPIVALLISVIVSFFTLGYARGFNKKQLSSFMGECLAPTATIILVIGGGGAFKNVLITSGVGDAIANLATNTHISPILFAWLVAALIRVATGSASVAMTTAVGIVAPVIASAHGINVELIVLAIGSGSLILSHVNDAGFWMVKEFFNMSVSQTLKSWTVMETLLSIVSLIIVLLLSVFV, encoded by the coding sequence ATGACAGGCCACGATATAAGTTTATTAATCTACACATTATTAGCCATTATCTTTTTGATTTTTATGATTGCAAAAGTAAAATGGCATCCGTTCGTTGTACTATTATTAACGTCAGTTATTCTAGGAATGTTAGCTGGAATGAAACTTCCAGATGTGGCGGATGCAATACAGAATGGAGTAGGGAATACATTAGGATCCATTGCTGTTATAATTGGTCTTGGGACGATACTCGGGAAAATGTTGGCTGAGTCCGGCGGGGCTGACCAAATTGCGAATACTTTACTAAATAAATTTGGTGAAAAGAAAGTCCATTGGGCAATGATGATTGTTGCCTTTATCGTTGGGATTCCAGTTTTCTTTGAAGTAGGACTTGTTTTATTAATTCCACTAGTTTATACGGTTGCAAGAAGATCGGGGATGTCCATATTAAAAATTGGGATTCCGATGGTTGCGGGTTTATCGACCGTACACGGATTGCTTCCTCCACATCCAGCACCAATGATTGCTGTGGAAGGATTAGATGCAAATGTTGCTAGAACGATTTTATATGCATTGATTGTAGGAATTCCTTCCGTTATTATTGCAGGTCCTATTTTTGGCTCCTTTATCGCAAAACGACTTGGCCATATTGAAATGTCTAAACAATTGTCAGAGCAATTTTCGAAAAAGGAAACAAATAAATTACCTAGCTTTGGGGTAACAATTTTCACCGTTCTATTACCAGTCATTTTAATGTTAGTTGGTTCGATAAGCGGTGTATTGCATGAAAACAAAGTGCTTGCAGAATGGAGCACTTTTCTTGGAAAACCAATTGTCGCTTTATTAATTTCAGTTATTGTTTCATTCTTTACGCTCGGATACGCAAGAGGGTTTAATAAGAAGCAACTTTCGAGCTTTATGGGTGAGTGCTTAGCACCGACGGCTACAATTATTTTAGTTATTGGTGGAGGCGGTGCCTTCAAAAATGTATTAATTACGAGTGGTGTAGGGGATGCTATTGCTAATCTTGCTACAAATACACATATTTCACCCATCCTATTTGCATGGTTAGTGGCTGCTTTGATTCGTGTGGCGACAGGATCAGCATCTGTAGCAATGACTACTGCGGTCGGGATTGTTGCCCCAGTTATTGCAAGTGCACATGGTATCAATGTAGAATTGATTGTTTTGGCCATTGGTTCAGGTTCATTAATTTTATCCCATGTAAATGATGCAGGTTTCTGGATGGTGAAAGAATTCTTTAATATGAGTGTGTCCCAAACATTAAAATCGTGGACAGTTATGGAAACGTTGCTTTCCATTGTTTCACTTATAATCGTGTTATTACTAAGTGTTTTTGTATAA
- the fdhD gene encoding formate dehydrogenase accessory sulfurtransferase FdhD, producing MDNKVRKSYLIGKYNGESLSHVQDDIAIEFPLTIHVDGEEFATMVCSPTHLQELVIGFLASEGLIRRHSEIASISIDDSHGFAYVDLVNKKVINKDLYSKRFIGSCCGKSRQFYFHNDVRTAKTITNTTTITIEQSFHLMNLLQHQSADFRLTGGVHNGALCTTNEMIINRTDIGRHNALDKLYGYCLKEKITRSDKIIAFSGRLSSEVILKVAKIGIGIILSKSAPTSLGIDLANDLGITIIGFIRKNQLNIYTHPERVSGTNLD from the coding sequence ATGGACAACAAAGTCAGAAAATCATATTTAATCGGCAAATATAACGGAGAATCGTTATCACATGTGCAGGATGACATTGCAATTGAGTTTCCTTTAACCATTCATGTCGATGGTGAGGAATTTGCAACGATGGTTTGCTCCCCTACCCATCTCCAAGAACTTGTGATTGGATTTCTTGCGTCAGAGGGGCTCATTCGGCGCCACTCCGAAATTGCTTCGATATCAATTGATGACAGCCATGGCTTTGCCTATGTAGATCTGGTGAATAAGAAGGTAATAAATAAGGATTTATATTCTAAGCGATTTATTGGTTCGTGCTGCGGTAAAAGTCGGCAATTTTATTTTCACAATGATGTACGAACAGCGAAAACGATCACAAACACAACTACGATAACGATTGAACAAAGCTTTCACTTAATGAATTTGTTGCAACATCAATCTGCTGATTTTCGATTAACGGGCGGGGTCCATAATGGTGCCTTATGTACAACCAATGAGATGATTATTAACCGCACGGACATCGGCAGACATAACGCACTCGATAAACTATATGGTTATTGTCTGAAAGAAAAAATCACACGTTCTGACAAAATCATCGCCTTTAGCGGTAGATTGTCATCCGAGGTAATACTAAAAGTCGCCAAAATCGGTATCGGAATCATCCTATCCAAATCCGCACCGACATCACTAGGAATCGACCTAGCCAACGACCTAGGCATCACCATAATCGGATTCATTCGAAAAAACCAACTCAACATCTACACCCACCCCGAAAGAGTGTCAGGCACCAATTTGGATTAA